One window from the genome of uncultured Cohaesibacter sp. encodes:
- a CDS encoding AsmA family protein, which yields MKPTTRIRILWAILAFLAIAVGLAAASPYLINTRVAKKEISKQISDWVGLPVRVRGETVMTVFPYLTVKLKQVEVQSSLGPGEPPLVSMDTLRAEMYWLPLLFGNFEVRRFNLDKPIFEFARNKDGKSSWDMTGGSIVAPASDSGRLTLAENITLGSFRIAGGKLHFRDEASDRDESLSDIALTFEWPSTEERATVKGSFNWRDEPISLSAKSDKPTELFGGSLSPLSVEVKAPLFEVKGDGTAGTMANLQLEGDFSFKTPSLRDFMSWLDVTPIPGDGLGEASLTARANFAGESVAFSNMSLMLDKNRADGAVQLDFRRDRALIQGTLAGDELDLSPYLVAREEGGSPLDQPLTPDDLGRADLDIRLSASKLTLGNLHFGRTAVALVTRDKQLSFSLGEAFVYGGRIEASLDMRPAKADPRRVSAHLRGKANGLLAGTFSREVLQRDFMTGTTVAEVDLQGEGRNLRELAHAAQGSLSVVLTDGELSRFDLNGFQDALELNDDIDATALLSRNSKFDVLSIRGRMIDNAIGVEGLRLTSGNRAIMGTADLDFNDMTLNFPGTLALYRNADPASQSTEDPVQQFNFRLSGPLMNPVLKRRAKTDGNGVGEPEIRVPGVPTMQQSETQKPEIDDKSASDLKPATDEGVKDAPAVPPSSTQPGPVAGPDAPVEISPQPTTPQPAAAPKVDQDKKTSLEQSVGDAARRTLEKLLSPSEIEPPTGESVQQASGDLSLTKSFRLSG from the coding sequence ATGAAGCCGACCACGCGGATTCGAATCCTGTGGGCCATACTGGCCTTTCTGGCTATTGCCGTGGGACTCGCCGCCGCCTCGCCCTACTTGATCAACACCCGTGTCGCCAAGAAAGAGATTTCCAAACAGATCTCCGATTGGGTCGGCCTGCCGGTCAGGGTCCGGGGCGAAACGGTGATGACCGTCTTTCCCTATCTGACCGTGAAACTCAAGCAGGTGGAAGTCCAGTCGAGCCTCGGGCCCGGCGAACCGCCGCTTGTTTCCATGGACACTCTCCGGGCCGAGATGTACTGGCTGCCGCTTCTGTTCGGCAATTTCGAAGTTCGGCGGTTCAATCTCGACAAACCGATATTTGAATTTGCGCGCAACAAGGATGGCAAAAGCTCTTGGGATATGACGGGTGGCTCCATCGTTGCCCCAGCATCGGATAGCGGTCGTCTGACGCTTGCCGAAAATATCACGCTCGGCAGTTTCCGCATTGCCGGTGGCAAGCTTCACTTCCGTGACGAGGCATCCGACCGGGATGAGAGCCTGAGCGACATAGCCCTGACGTTCGAGTGGCCGAGCACCGAGGAACGCGCCACTGTTAAGGGGAGCTTCAACTGGCGGGACGAGCCGATCAGCCTCAGCGCCAAATCCGACAAACCGACCGAACTGTTCGGTGGCTCGTTGTCACCATTGTCCGTAGAGGTCAAGGCACCGCTGTTCGAGGTCAAGGGCGATGGCACGGCCGGAACGATGGCCAACCTGCAATTGGAAGGGGATTTCTCCTTCAAGACACCTTCCTTGCGCGACTTCATGTCATGGCTCGACGTCACCCCCATTCCCGGGGATGGTCTGGGAGAGGCGTCACTCACGGCGCGGGCCAACTTTGCGGGCGAGTCGGTTGCCTTCTCCAACATGTCCCTGATGCTGGACAAGAACCGCGCCGACGGAGCCGTGCAACTTGATTTCCGACGCGACCGCGCCCTCATTCAGGGTACGCTGGCTGGTGATGAGCTCGATCTCTCGCCTTACCTGGTCGCGCGGGAAGAGGGGGGCTCCCCTCTTGATCAACCACTGACCCCCGATGATTTGGGACGGGCCGATCTCGACATCCGGCTTTCCGCCAGCAAGTTGACGCTGGGCAACCTGCATTTTGGCCGCACCGCCGTGGCGCTGGTCACGCGGGACAAGCAACTGTCCTTCTCGCTTGGTGAGGCCTTCGTTTATGGCGGACGCATTGAGGCCAGTCTTGATATGCGCCCTGCAAAGGCCGATCCCCGGCGTGTCAGCGCCCATCTCAGAGGCAAGGCAAACGGACTTCTTGCCGGGACCTTCTCAAGAGAGGTTCTGCAACGGGACTTCATGACCGGCACGACCGTGGCCGAGGTTGATCTTCAGGGCGAGGGACGCAATCTCAGGGAACTTGCTCACGCCGCTCAGGGCTCCCTTTCGGTCGTGCTGACCGATGGGGAATTGAGCCGGTTCGATCTCAATGGCTTTCAGGATGCTCTCGAACTCAACGATGACATTGACGCCACCGCGCTCCTTTCTCGCAATTCGAAATTCGACGTGCTCTCTATCCGAGGCCGGATGATTGATAATGCCATCGGCGTTGAAGGCCTGCGTCTGACATCCGGCAACCGGGCCATCATGGGCACCGCCGATCTCGACTTCAATGACATGACGCTCAACTTCCCCGGCACGCTTGCCCTTTATCGCAATGCGGATCCGGCAAGCCAGTCGACGGAGGATCCTGTTCAGCAGTTCAATTTCCGCCTCAGTGGGCCCCTGATGAACCCGGTGTTGAAACGCCGGGCGAAGACGGATGGCAATGGGGTAGGGGAGCCGGAAATTCGCGTGCCGGGCGTGCCAACCATGCAGCAGTCTGAAACGCAGAAACCTGAAATTGACGACAAGTCTGCCTCGGATCTGAAGCCCGCCACTGATGAGGGGGTGAAGGACGCGCCTGCGGTGCCACCATCCTCCACGCAGCCCGGTCCTGTCGCCGGTCCCGATGCGCCTGTCGAGATCTCGCCGCAACCAACCACGCCTCAGCCTGCCGCCGCACCGAAAGTCGATCAAGACAAGAAAACAAGTCTCGAACAGTCGGTGGGAGACGCCGCCCGCCGCACGCTGGAGAAACTCTTGTCGCCATCTGAAATTGAGCCGCCAACAGGTGAGAGTGTCCAGCAGGCATCGGGAGATTTGTCGTTAACAAAAAGTTTTCGGCTTTCTGGCTAG
- a CDS encoding DUF922 domain-containing protein: protein MLCFAAFLFSPPADARVRVSNRTEVRDYRVHGETAGELVSYMKRRPFRGDYGPAMANIRPRYTLRTATSKTARGCRISELSLDIRFIMTLPKAIDSHRHSSSTRQAWRGFRAFAKRHEEGHRKIYLSCARRYASKVLLLPPTLSCSSIERQARRMLREQEKACDIQHHAFDRREFRRVPSLSLFRQARQERGRLYQRASQRRLAERKQQGFGRKASWFPVRK from the coding sequence ATGCTGTGCTTTGCGGCCTTTCTCTTTTCTCCTCCTGCAGACGCGCGTGTCCGGGTGTCCAACCGTACCGAAGTGCGTGACTATCGCGTTCATGGCGAAACTGCTGGCGAGCTTGTTTCCTACATGAAGCGACGCCCGTTTCGAGGCGACTATGGTCCCGCCATGGCCAACATCCGACCCCGCTACACATTGCGCACAGCCACCAGCAAGACGGCAAGGGGATGCAGAATATCCGAACTCTCGCTCGATATCCGCTTTATCATGACGCTGCCCAAGGCGATTGACAGCCATCGGCACTCGAGCAGCACCCGGCAGGCGTGGCGCGGGTTCAGGGCCTTTGCGAAGCGTCATGAAGAGGGGCACAGAAAGATCTATCTGAGTTGCGCCCGACGCTATGCTTCCAAGGTTCTGCTGCTTCCGCCGACGCTATCTTGCAGTTCTATAGAGAGACAGGCGCGGCGCATGTTGCGTGAGCAGGAGAAGGCTTGCGACATCCAGCATCATGCCTTTGACCGTCGAGAATTTCGCCGTGTGCCGTCCCTGTCACTTTTCCGGCAGGCCCGACAGGAGCGGGGACGCCTCTATCAACGAGCGTCCCAACGCAGACTTGCCGAGCGCAAGCAGCAAGGATTCGGCAGAAAAGCCTCATGGTTCCCGGTCCGCAAGTGA